A region from the Sphingomonas brevis genome encodes:
- a CDS encoding helicase HerA-like domain-containing protein: MASNPTTSIFIGAGPGGAKPQQLELKRANRHGLIAGATGTGKTVTLQGIIEGLSDAGVPTFVADVKGDLAGLAMPGAATAKPHEAFTARAQEIGYTDWSYAGYPVQFWDLFGEAGHPVRTTVSEMGPLLLARLMNLNDVQEGVLQIAFTVADKEGLMLLDLDDLQAMLVSCGERADELTLEYGNVSKMSVGAIQRSLLQLRAQGGDHFFGEPALDLEDFLKLDEANKGIINVLAADKLMSSPRLYSTFLLWLLSELFELLPEVGDPDKPKLAFFFDEAHLLFEDAPQALQEKVEQVVRLIRSKGVGVYFITQNPIDIPDKVAGQLGNRVQHKLNAFTPRDQQAVKSAADTFRPNPEIDVASAITELKIGEALVSLLLPDGSPSPVERTLIKPPRSRVGPLTAQERAILIQTDVIGAKYDTLLDRDSAEEILKAKGDEAAAAAAKVQADTEAQKEAAEAARQQAIADKAAARERVAADREAARQQREADRLEAQRQREFEREEARRAREAAKPTMADKMIQSAGRSIASSVGRQLGNSLLRGIFGGLLRGR; this comes from the coding sequence ATGGCTAGTAATCCGACGACGAGCATCTTCATCGGCGCGGGACCGGGCGGCGCAAAACCCCAGCAACTCGAGCTGAAGCGGGCCAACCGCCACGGCCTGATCGCCGGGGCTACGGGCACCGGCAAGACGGTCACGCTGCAGGGCATTATCGAAGGCTTGTCCGACGCCGGCGTGCCGACGTTTGTCGCCGACGTGAAGGGCGACCTTGCCGGCCTGGCCATGCCCGGCGCCGCGACCGCCAAGCCGCACGAGGCCTTCACCGCCCGGGCACAGGAAATCGGCTATACCGACTGGTCCTATGCCGGTTACCCGGTCCAGTTCTGGGACTTGTTCGGCGAGGCTGGGCATCCGGTACGCACTACGGTCAGCGAAATGGGGCCGTTGCTGCTGGCGCGGCTGATGAACCTCAACGATGTCCAGGAAGGCGTTCTCCAAATCGCCTTTACCGTCGCCGACAAGGAGGGGTTGATGCTCCTCGATCTCGACGATCTGCAGGCCATGCTGGTCAGTTGCGGCGAACGGGCCGACGAGCTGACGCTGGAATATGGCAATGTTTCGAAGATGAGCGTCGGCGCGATCCAGCGCTCCCTGCTCCAGCTTCGGGCCCAGGGCGGCGACCATTTCTTCGGCGAGCCGGCACTCGATCTCGAGGATTTCCTGAAGCTTGACGAGGCCAATAAGGGGATCATCAACGTCCTCGCGGCCGACAAGCTGATGTCGTCCCCGCGGCTCTATTCGACCTTCCTGCTGTGGTTGCTGTCCGAGCTGTTCGAGCTGCTTCCCGAGGTTGGCGACCCGGACAAGCCCAAGCTCGCCTTCTTTTTCGACGAAGCCCATTTGCTGTTCGAGGATGCTCCGCAGGCGCTGCAGGAAAAGGTCGAACAGGTCGTCCGGCTGATCCGTTCCAAGGGCGTTGGCGTCTACTTCATTACGCAAAACCCGATCGACATCCCCGACAAGGTCGCGGGACAGCTTGGCAACCGGGTGCAGCACAAGCTCAATGCCTTCACGCCGCGCGACCAGCAGGCGGTCAAATCGGCGGCCGACACCTTCCGGCCCAACCCGGAAATCGATGTCGCCAGTGCGATCACCGAGCTCAAGATCGGTGAGGCGCTGGTGTCGCTGCTGTTGCCCGACGGGTCGCCGTCTCCGGTCGAGCGCACGCTGATCAAGCCGCCGCGTTCTCGGGTAGGGCCCCTGACCGCGCAGGAGCGAGCGATCCTGATCCAGACCGACGTGATCGGCGCCAAATATGACACGCTGCTCGACCGCGACAGCGCTGAGGAGATATTGAAGGCCAAGGGCGATGAGGCGGCAGCCGCGGCGGCCAAGGTCCAGGCCGATACCGAGGCGCAGAAGGAGGCAGCTGAGGCCGCGCGGCAGCAGGCGATCGCCGACAAGGCAGCGGCCCGGGAGCGCGTTGCCGCCGACCGGGAGGCTGCACGCCAGCAGCGCGAGGCCGACCGGCTTGAGGCCCAGCGGCAACGCGAGTTTGAACGCGAGGAGGCCCGCCGCGCCCGCGAAGCTGCCAAGCCGACGATGGCCGACAAGATGATTCAATCGGCCGGCCGCTCGATTGCCTCGTCGGTTGGGCGTCAGCTCGGCAATTCGCTGCTCCGCGGCATTTTCGGAGGCTTGCTACGTGGCCGCTGA